The Nocardioides ginsengisegetis region CGACGACCAGCGTCTCCTTGGCGGCCTCGCCGTTGAGGTGCACGGGGACCTCGACGGTGACCTTCTCGCCCTTGCGGACGACGACGAAGTCGATGTGCTCGAGGTGGCGCTTGATCGGGTCGACCTGGACCTGCTTGGTCAGGGCGAGGGTGCTCTTGCCGTCGATGTCGAGCTCGAGCAGGGCGTTGGCGCCGCCGTGCTTGAGGGCCATCATCGTGTCGTGGCCCGGCAGGGTGATGTGGATCGGGTCGTTGCCGTGGCCGTAGACGACGGCGGGCACCTTGTGCTCGCGGCGGATGCGGCGAGCCGCGCCCTTGCCGAACTCGGTGCGGGACTCAGCGGTGATCTTCTCGGCGGACATGCGAATCTCCTCGTACGTACTGCTGTTCTGGAAGCGGGGTGCTGCAAAGGTCGATGGCTGCCTCGGACCCGGCGCCGCAAACGAAACGCCGCGCACCCGGTCGGAGTCGACATCGAGCAGCGCGGCGCACCTGTGGTCAGCCAGCCCTGTCGATCACGGACCACCCGGACTCCGGGCGTTCCCTCGCCGAGGCAACCGC contains the following coding sequences:
- a CDS encoding 50S ribosomal protein L25/general stress protein Ctc codes for the protein MSAEKITAESRTEFGKGAARRIRREHKVPAVVYGHGNDPIHITLPGHDTMMALKHGGANALLELDIDGKSTLALTKQVQVDPIKRHLEHIDFVVVRKGEKVTVEVPVHLNGEAAKETLVVVGTATIQLEAEATHIPEYVEVDIEGLEAGTQILASDLTLPKGSTLLLDGETLIVNITEAQTAEALEAELEEAEAEAGIERDESDAEAAEAAEGDAESTEAADEE